In Streptomyces qaidamensis, one DNA window encodes the following:
- a CDS encoding MFS transporter yields MSSGPGAASAPAPDPHDSPPALDAPACARPARKSSMFSSLSVRNYRLFFMGQVVSNIGTWMQRIAQDWLVLSLTGSSAAVGITTALQFLPMLLFGLYGGVLVDRLRKRPTLLVTQTSMALTAIALAVLTLTGQVQVWHVYVAAFAVGLATVVDNPARQSFVSELVGPGQLQNAVSLNSANFQSARLVGPAVAGLLITGVGTGYAFLFNGLSFIAPLTGLLLMRARELHVVERAPRAKGQLREGVRYVTGRPELIWPIVLVGFVGTFAFNFPVYLSAFADDVFHAGAGAYSMFNTLMAVGSVAGALLAARRGTARLRLLIVAAMAFGALEILAATTPTLWMFALLMVPLGLFGMTVNVTTNTSIQMSTDPAMRGRVMALYMMVFLGGSPVGAPVVGWITDTYGARVGLAAGGAVAALAAAVIGLILARVGNLRLSVGWHRGHPRVRFVPREQEQLAPAA; encoded by the coding sequence TTGAGTTCGGGACCCGGAGCAGCTTCCGCCCCCGCACCTGATCCTCACGACTCCCCACCCGCCCTCGACGCACCCGCCTGCGCCCGGCCCGCCCGCAAGTCCTCGATGTTCTCCTCCCTGAGCGTGCGGAACTACCGCCTGTTCTTCATGGGACAGGTCGTCTCCAACATCGGCACCTGGATGCAGCGCATCGCCCAGGACTGGCTGGTGCTCAGCCTCACCGGCTCCTCCGCCGCCGTCGGCATAACGACCGCGCTGCAGTTCCTGCCGATGCTGCTCTTCGGCCTCTACGGCGGTGTCCTCGTGGACCGGCTGCGCAAGCGGCCCACGCTGCTCGTGACGCAGACCTCGATGGCGCTCACCGCGATCGCCCTGGCCGTCCTCACCCTCACCGGTCAGGTCCAGGTGTGGCACGTGTACGTCGCCGCGTTCGCCGTCGGACTCGCCACCGTCGTGGACAACCCGGCCCGGCAGTCCTTCGTCTCCGAGCTGGTCGGCCCGGGGCAGCTGCAGAACGCCGTCAGCCTGAACTCGGCGAACTTCCAGTCCGCCCGCCTGGTCGGCCCCGCCGTCGCCGGCCTGCTCATCACCGGCGTCGGCACCGGCTACGCCTTCCTCTTCAACGGCCTGTCCTTCATCGCGCCGCTCACCGGCCTGCTGCTGATGCGCGCCCGCGAGCTGCACGTCGTCGAGCGCGCCCCGCGCGCCAAGGGGCAGCTGCGCGAAGGCGTGCGGTACGTCACCGGCCGCCCGGAGCTGATCTGGCCGATCGTCCTGGTCGGCTTCGTCGGCACGTTCGCCTTCAACTTCCCCGTCTACCTGTCGGCCTTCGCGGACGACGTGTTCCACGCGGGGGCGGGCGCCTACAGCATGTTCAACACGCTGATGGCGGTCGGCTCGGTCGCGGGCGCACTGCTCGCCGCGCGGCGGGGAACGGCCCGGCTGCGACTGCTGATCGTGGCGGCCATGGCCTTCGGCGCGCTGGAGATCCTGGCGGCGACGACCCCCACCCTGTGGATGTTCGCCCTGCTCATGGTCCCGCTGGGCCTGTTCGGCATGACCGTCAACGTCACGACGAACACCAGCATCCAGATGTCCACGGATCCGGCCATGCGCGGCCGCGTCATGGCCCTCTACATGATGGTCTTCCTCGGCGGCTCGCCGGTAGGCGCCCCGGTCGTCGGCTGGATCACCGACACGTACGGCGCACGGGTCGGCCTCGCGGCCGGCGGCGCGGTCGCGGCGCTCGCCGCGGCGGTGATCGGCCTGATCCTGGCCCGCGTCGGCAACCTGCGCCTCTCGGTCGGCTGGCACCGAGGCCACCCCAGGGTGCGCTTCGTGCCCCGCGAGCAGGAGCAGCTGGCCCCGGCGGCGTAA
- a CDS encoding MarR family winged helix-turn-helix transcriptional regulator has translation MPDLSHGDDVAAVNSLRSAVMRLSRRLKHQRVDESLSPTEMSVLGTLSLCGRATPGELARKEHVQPPSMTRIVALLEAKGLVRLEPHAEDRRQKVVTRTEQAETMLEESRAKRNAFLATLVENLDEDEWAKLRAAAPVLEKLAHL, from the coding sequence ATGCCGGACCTCAGCCATGGCGACGATGTAGCCGCCGTGAACTCCCTCCGATCCGCAGTGATGCGGCTGTCCCGTCGGCTCAAGCACCAGCGGGTCGACGAATCGCTCAGCCCCACCGAGATGTCGGTGCTGGGCACCCTGTCCCTGTGCGGCAGGGCCACACCGGGCGAGCTCGCCCGCAAGGAGCACGTCCAGCCGCCGTCGATGACGCGCATCGTGGCGCTGCTGGAGGCCAAGGGCCTGGTCCGGCTGGAGCCGCACGCCGAGGACCGGCGCCAGAAGGTCGTCACACGCACCGAGCAGGCCGAGACCATGCTCGAGGAGAGCCGCGCCAAGCGGAACGCGTTCCTGGCGACGCTGGTGGAGAACCTCGACGAGGACGAGTGGGCGAAACTGCGCGCCGCCGCCCCCGTGCTGGAGAAGCTCGCGCACCTGTAA
- a CDS encoding ribbon-helix-helix protein, CopG family, whose amino-acid sequence MGTSVLSLRIDHDLLERLRHHAAKSGMSVQDYVVRTLIRNDFDQRFQAAVEETERFYGSPDSGDEDPDQVRPSAGIR is encoded by the coding sequence ATGGGGACCAGCGTGCTCAGCCTGCGAATAGACCACGACCTGCTCGAACGGCTCCGGCACCATGCCGCGAAAAGCGGAATGAGCGTCCAGGACTATGTCGTCCGGACGCTCATTCGAAATGACTTCGACCAGCGGTTCCAGGCCGCCGTCGAGGAGACGGAGAGGTTCTACGGGTCACCCGACTCCGGCGACGAGGACCCGGATCAGGTCAGACCCAGCGCCGGCATCAGGTAG
- a CDS encoding NCS2 family permease: MSSSAPAKVPAPEQPGAGRTYGALDRFFRISERGSTPSREVRGGLATFFAMAYIIVLNPIILGSAKDMYGHQLDNGQLVTATALTAALTTLLMGVIGNVPIALAAGLGVNSVVALQLAPRMSWPDAMGMVVLAGFVVMLLVATGLRERVMNAVPYGLRKAISIGIGLFIMLIGLVDAGFVSRIPDAAQTTVPLQLGGDGHLNGWPVLVFVLGVLLTLALIVRKVSGAILISIVAMTVLAVVINAVAKVPSWGLTTPTWPGNPVASPDFGLIGQVSLFGGFGKVGVLTGVLFVFTVLLSCFFDAMGTIMGVSDEAKLTDGEGQMPGINKVLFVDGLAVAAGGASSSSATTAFVESTAGVGEGARTGLANVVTGGLFAVALFLTPVATMVPSQAATPALVVVGFLILAGSVKEIDWADYTIAVPAFVTMLMMPFTYSITNGIGMGFVTFVVLRLAAGRGREVPSAMYAVAAVFAFYYLMPALGLT; encoded by the coding sequence ATGTCCTCCTCGGCTCCTGCCAAGGTCCCCGCCCCTGAACAGCCGGGAGCCGGGCGCACGTACGGCGCACTCGACCGTTTCTTCCGGATCTCCGAACGGGGCAGCACCCCGTCCCGCGAGGTCCGGGGCGGTCTGGCCACCTTCTTCGCGATGGCCTACATCATCGTGCTGAACCCGATCATCCTCGGCAGTGCCAAGGACATGTACGGCCATCAGCTCGACAACGGGCAGCTGGTCACCGCGACGGCCCTCACCGCCGCGCTCACCACCCTCCTCATGGGCGTCATCGGCAACGTCCCGATCGCCCTGGCCGCCGGCCTCGGCGTGAACTCCGTCGTCGCCCTCCAGCTCGCCCCGCGGATGTCATGGCCGGACGCGATGGGCATGGTGGTCCTCGCCGGGTTCGTGGTCATGCTGCTGGTGGCGACGGGGCTGCGCGAGCGCGTCATGAACGCCGTGCCCTACGGGCTGCGCAAGGCCATCTCCATCGGTATCGGCCTGTTCATCATGCTGATCGGGCTCGTCGACGCGGGCTTCGTCTCCCGGATCCCGGACGCCGCCCAGACCACCGTCCCGCTCCAGCTCGGCGGCGACGGTCACCTGAACGGCTGGCCGGTCCTCGTCTTCGTGCTCGGCGTGCTGCTGACCCTGGCGCTCATCGTGCGCAAGGTCTCCGGCGCGATCCTGATCTCGATCGTCGCCATGACGGTCCTCGCGGTCGTCATCAACGCGGTGGCCAAGGTGCCGAGCTGGGGCCTGACCACGCCCACGTGGCCCGGCAACCCGGTCGCGAGCCCCGACTTCGGGCTGATCGGGCAGGTCAGCCTGTTCGGCGGCTTCGGCAAGGTCGGCGTGCTGACCGGGGTGCTGTTCGTCTTCACCGTGCTGCTGTCGTGCTTCTTCGACGCGATGGGCACGATCATGGGCGTCTCCGACGAGGCGAAGCTGACCGACGGCGAGGGGCAGATGCCCGGCATCAACAAGGTGCTGTTCGTCGACGGCCTCGCGGTCGCCGCGGGCGGCGCCAGCTCCTCCTCCGCGACGACCGCGTTCGTCGAGTCCACGGCCGGTGTCGGCGAGGGTGCCCGGACCGGTCTGGCGAACGTCGTCACCGGCGGCCTCTTCGCCGTCGCCCTCTTCCTGACGCCGGTCGCCACGATGGTCCCCTCCCAGGCGGCCACTCCCGCGCTGGTCGTGGTCGGCTTCCTGATCCTGGCCGGGTCGGTCAAGGAGATCGACTGGGCGGACTACACCATCGCCGTCCCCGCCTTCGTGACGATGCTGATGATGCCGTTCACCTACTCGATCACCAACGGCATCGGCATGGGCTTCGTCACCTTCGTGGTGCTGCGTCTGGCGGCCGGGCGGGGCCGGGAGGTGCCGTCGGCGATGTACGCGGTGGCGGCGGTGTTCGCGTTCTACTACCTGATGCCGGCGCTGGGTCTGACCTGA
- a CDS encoding DUF2530 domain-containing protein, which yields MAKWTPRHEAPEPLEGPVVATIIGGTILWFVLFLVQLPFYGWFDDHGHTWWVWTCLAGAGLGLIGIWYVRKRDAAIKRASSQDPAASPTTQ from the coding sequence ATGGCGAAGTGGACCCCCAGACACGAGGCGCCGGAGCCCCTGGAGGGCCCCGTGGTCGCCACCATCATCGGCGGCACGATCCTGTGGTTCGTCCTCTTCCTGGTCCAGCTCCCCTTCTACGGCTGGTTCGACGACCACGGCCACACCTGGTGGGTATGGACCTGCCTGGCCGGCGCCGGGCTGGGACTGATCGGCATCTGGTACGTCCGTAAGCGGGACGCCGCGATCAAGCGAGCGTCCTCCCAGGACCCGGCGGCGTCCCCCACGACCCAGTAG
- a CDS encoding class I SAM-dependent methyltransferase: MTTQNSAVEADRALKSKHRAMWAQGDYPSLAAEVIPELGAVLTEACGVRSGQRVLDVGAGSGNAAIPAALTGADVVASDLTPELFEAGRAVAEKQGAHLTWQEADAEALPFGDAEFDTVLSCVGVMFAPHHQQAADELVRVCRPGGTIGLLSWTPQGFIGRMFAAMKPYAPPPPPGAQPPPLWGDEDHVRALLGDRVTDVSAERRTVRVDRFETPEMFRDYFKERYGPAISVYKNIAGEPDRAAALDGALVDLARDGDQGTGSGGTLLEWEYLLFTARRAS, encoded by the coding sequence ATGACGACGCAGAACAGCGCGGTCGAGGCCGACCGTGCACTGAAGTCCAAGCACCGGGCGATGTGGGCCCAGGGCGACTACCCCTCCCTGGCCGCCGAGGTCATCCCCGAGCTGGGAGCGGTCCTGACCGAGGCGTGCGGGGTGCGCTCCGGCCAACGGGTGCTGGACGTGGGCGCCGGCTCCGGAAACGCCGCGATCCCGGCGGCCCTGACCGGCGCGGACGTGGTGGCCTCCGACCTCACGCCCGAGCTGTTCGAGGCGGGCCGGGCGGTGGCCGAGAAGCAGGGTGCGCACCTCACCTGGCAGGAGGCCGACGCCGAGGCCCTGCCCTTCGGGGACGCCGAGTTCGACACCGTGCTGTCCTGTGTGGGCGTCATGTTCGCCCCGCACCACCAGCAGGCCGCCGACGAACTCGTCCGGGTCTGCCGTCCCGGCGGCACCATCGGGCTGCTCAGCTGGACGCCCCAGGGCTTCATCGGCCGGATGTTCGCCGCGATGAAGCCGTACGCGCCACCGCCCCCGCCCGGAGCCCAGCCGCCCCCGCTGTGGGGGGACGAGGACCACGTCCGCGCCCTCCTCGGCGACCGGGTCACGGACGTCAGCGCCGAGCGCCGCACGGTCCGGGTCGACCGCTTCGAGACGCCGGAGATGTTCCGCGACTACTTCAAGGAGCGCTACGGCCCGGCCATCAGCGTCTACAAGAACATCGCCGGCGAGCCCGACCGCGCCGCCGCCCTGGACGGCGCCCTGGTCGACCTCGCCCGCGACGGCGACCAGGGCACGGGCTCCGGCGGGACCCTCCTGGAGTGGGAGTACCTGCTGTTCACCGCCCGCCGGGCGAGCTGA
- a CDS encoding HAD-IC family P-type ATPase, whose protein sequence is MTHLDAGARPDSARPATVTSRETGLTGAQVAERVERGQVNDVPVRSSRSTVDIVRANVFTRFNAIIGVLWLIMLVVAPIQDSLFGFVILANTGIGIVQEWRAKKTLDSLALIGEVRPTVRRDGAAAQVSTSEIVLDDLIEIGPGDKVVVDGVCVEADGLEIDESLLTGEADPVVKQPGDQVMSGSFVVAGGGAFQATKVGREAYAAQLAEEASRFTLVQSELRSGISTILKYVTWMMVPTAIGLIISQLFVKENAFDDSVARTVGGIVPMVPEGLVLLTSVAFAIGVIRLGRKQCLVQELPAIEGLARVDTVCLDKTGTLTEGGMDVTELRPLQGADETYVRKVLGALGASDPRPNASLKAIIDTYPAVEDWRCTEALPFSSARKYSGAAFSEGDGQAGRWLLGAPDVLLAEDDPALADTGRLNEQGLRVLLLARVARDLDDPEVTKGAKPVALVVLEQRLRPDAADTLRYFADQNVRAKVISGDNAVSVGAVAAKLGLSGTTVDARRLPAEQEGMADALDDGTVFGRVTPQQKRNMVGALQSRGHTVAMTGDGVNDVLALKDADIGVAMGSGSEATRAVAQIVLLNNSFATLPSVVAEGRRVIGNITRVATLFLVKTVYSVLLAVLVVCSQVEYPFLPRHLTLLSTLTIGIPAFFLALAPNKERARPNFVRRVMRYAIPGGVVAAAATFATYLIARGHYTGAGALDAETSAATLTLFLVSMWVLAIIARPYTWWRVALVTSMAGAFLLVLVVPWLQHFFALKLVGMTMPWTAVGIAAVAAAALELLWRWVDRRFPA, encoded by the coding sequence ATGACGCATCTCGACGCGGGTGCCCGGCCCGACTCCGCACGGCCGGCGACGGTCACCTCCCGCGAGACCGGCCTGACCGGTGCTCAGGTCGCCGAACGGGTGGAGCGCGGGCAGGTCAACGACGTGCCGGTGCGCAGCAGCCGGTCCACCGTCGACATCGTCCGTGCGAACGTCTTCACCCGCTTCAACGCGATCATCGGCGTGCTGTGGCTGATCATGCTGGTGGTCGCGCCGATCCAGGACAGCCTGTTCGGGTTCGTGATCCTCGCGAACACGGGCATCGGGATCGTCCAGGAGTGGCGTGCGAAGAAGACGCTGGACTCGCTCGCGCTGATCGGCGAGGTCAGGCCGACCGTACGCCGGGACGGGGCCGCCGCGCAGGTCAGCACGTCCGAGATCGTGCTGGACGACCTGATCGAGATCGGGCCCGGGGACAAGGTCGTCGTCGACGGCGTCTGCGTCGAGGCCGACGGTCTTGAGATCGACGAGTCGCTGCTCACCGGCGAGGCCGACCCGGTCGTCAAGCAGCCGGGCGACCAGGTCATGTCGGGCAGCTTCGTGGTCGCGGGCGGCGGGGCCTTCCAGGCGACGAAGGTCGGCCGTGAGGCCTACGCCGCCCAGCTCGCCGAGGAGGCCTCACGCTTCACCCTCGTCCAGTCCGAGCTGCGGTCGGGCATCTCCACGATCCTCAAGTACGTCACGTGGATGATGGTCCCGACCGCGATCGGCCTGATCATCAGCCAGCTGTTCGTGAAGGAGAACGCCTTCGACGACTCCGTCGCCCGCACGGTCGGAGGCATCGTCCCGATGGTCCCCGAGGGGCTGGTCCTGCTCACCTCGGTCGCCTTCGCCATCGGCGTGATCCGCCTCGGCCGCAAGCAATGCCTGGTGCAGGAGCTGCCCGCGATCGAGGGACTGGCCCGGGTCGACACCGTCTGCCTCGACAAGACCGGCACCCTCACCGAGGGCGGCATGGACGTCACCGAGCTGCGGCCGCTCCAGGGCGCGGACGAGACGTACGTACGCAAGGTGCTCGGGGCGCTGGGCGCGTCGGACCCGCGGCCGAACGCCTCCCTGAAGGCGATCATCGACACCTACCCGGCCGTCGAGGACTGGCGCTGCACCGAGGCGCTGCCGTTCTCCTCGGCCCGCAAGTACAGCGGCGCCGCGTTCAGCGAGGGCGACGGGCAGGCCGGCCGGTGGCTGCTGGGCGCGCCCGACGTGCTGCTGGCCGAGGACGATCCGGCCCTGGCCGACACCGGGCGGCTGAACGAGCAGGGCCTGAGGGTGCTGCTGCTCGCCCGGGTCGCGCGGGACCTGGACGATCCCGAGGTGACGAAGGGGGCGAAGCCCGTCGCCCTGGTCGTGCTGGAGCAGCGGCTGCGGCCGGACGCCGCCGACACCCTGCGCTACTTCGCCGACCAGAACGTCCGGGCCAAGGTCATCTCCGGTGACAACGCGGTGTCGGTCGGCGCGGTCGCCGCCAAGCTCGGGCTGTCCGGCACCACCGTGGACGCGCGCCGGCTGCCCGCCGAGCAGGAGGGGATGGCCGACGCCCTCGACGACGGCACGGTGTTCGGCCGGGTCACCCCGCAGCAGAAGCGGAACATGGTGGGGGCGCTCCAGTCCCGGGGGCACACGGTCGCGATGACCGGCGACGGGGTGAACGACGTCCTGGCCCTGAAGGACGCCGACATCGGTGTCGCGATGGGCTCCGGCTCGGAGGCGACCCGGGCGGTCGCGCAGATCGTGCTGCTGAACAACAGCTTCGCGACGCTGCCCTCGGTGGTCGCCGAGGGACGCCGGGTCATCGGCAACATCACGCGGGTGGCGACCCTGTTCCTCGTCAAGACGGTCTACTCGGTGCTGCTGGCCGTCCTGGTGGTCTGCTCACAGGTGGAGTACCCGTTCCTGCCGCGCCATCTGACCCTGCTGTCGACGCTGACCATCGGTATCCCGGCCTTCTTCCTCGCGCTCGCGCCCAACAAGGAGCGCGCGAGGCCGAACTTCGTACGGCGGGTCATGCGGTACGCGATCCCGGGCGGGGTCGTGGCCGCGGCGGCGACCTTCGCGACGTATCTGATCGCCCGGGGGCACTACACGGGTGCGGGGGCGCTGGACGCGGAGACCAGTGCGGCGACGCTCACGCTGTTCCTCGTCTCGATGTGGGTGCTGGCGATCATCGCCCGGCCCTACACCTGGTGGCGTGTCGCCCTCGTCACGTCCATGGCCGGGGCGTTCCTGCTGGTGCTTGTCGTGCCGTGGTTGCAGCACTTCTTCGCGCTGAAGCTGGTGGGGATGACGATGCCGTGGACCGCCGTCGGCATCGCGGCGGTGGCGGCGGCCGCCCTGGAACTCCTGTGGAGGTGGGTGGACCGCCGCTTTCCCGCCTAG
- a CDS encoding DUF5707 domain-containing protein has protein sequence MRIRATVAAVTGALALSALAVPAAQADNQVPDLASLVPSTSKATPFAAVAPADESLGDTKITGVTVNGGKNIVVGTTVKKSFTVSVTATDPEGVQDAFAMLWHGPDTESADGAIVPETLDNEQVGNCTNSSATTATCKVTLIADPKDNLYKNLLAGTWKVWAAAAGNDGDYVIREAYKTAKVQRASKLTVNASPEPVKKGKTITVTGKLSRANWETYKYAGYTGQPVKLQFRKKSSNTYTTVKTIKTNSTGELKTTVKASADGYFRYSFAGTTTTPAVNATGDFVDVR, from the coding sequence ATGCGTATCCGAGCCACTGTGGCCGCCGTCACCGGCGCCCTGGCCCTTTCCGCCCTCGCCGTGCCCGCCGCACAGGCCGACAACCAGGTACCGGACCTGGCGTCGCTGGTGCCGTCCACCTCGAAGGCCACGCCGTTCGCCGCCGTCGCTCCGGCGGACGAGTCCCTGGGCGACACCAAGATCACGGGTGTGACCGTCAACGGCGGCAAGAACATCGTGGTCGGCACGACCGTCAAGAAGTCCTTCACCGTCTCCGTGACGGCCACCGACCCGGAAGGCGTCCAGGACGCCTTCGCGATGCTGTGGCACGGCCCGGACACCGAGAGCGCCGACGGCGCGATCGTGCCGGAGACCCTGGACAACGAGCAGGTCGGCAACTGCACCAACTCCAGCGCGACCACTGCCACGTGCAAGGTCACGCTGATCGCCGACCCGAAGGACAACCTCTACAAGAACCTTTTGGCCGGTACCTGGAAGGTGTGGGCCGCCGCTGCCGGTAACGACGGCGACTACGTGATCCGCGAGGCCTACAAGACGGCCAAGGTCCAGCGGGCCTCCAAGCTGACGGTCAACGCCTCGCCGGAGCCGGTGAAGAAGGGCAAGACCATCACGGTCACGGGCAAGCTGTCCCGTGCCAACTGGGAGACGTACAAGTACGCGGGCTACACCGGCCAGCCCGTCAAGCTGCAGTTCCGCAAGAAGAGCAGCAACACCTACACCACGGTCAAGACCATCAAGACCAACTCCACGGGCGAGCTGAAGACCACCGTCAAGGCCTCGGCGGACGGCTACTTCCGCTACTCCTTCGCGGGCACCACGACCACCCCGGCGGTCAACGCGACGGGTGACTTCGTCGACGTGCGATAA